GGAACACCGTACTCGGTGGTTATGTATTCCCAGCCTTTCACTCCTATTATTGTGGAGACGTGGCCTGGGTCTATTAATCCGTGGAACCTCGTGCCCTGCTTCACCAGAGCCTCAACTGCTGGGGGCGTTAAGCGGTGAACGGAGTAGATTTTGAAGTTTTCAAATCCTTCTTCAACGACTGCGTTGAGCATTCCAGCGGCTGGTGCAGTAGTGGTTTCAAAGCCAGGGCTGAAGTGAACCACTGTTCTGTCGGGGTTTTCCTTGGCGAGCTTGTAGGCGTCAAAGATGGAATATACCACCCTGACGTCGTAGCCTTCGCTCTTCAGGTCGGCGAAGCTTCCTCTTGGCGTTGGTATCTTGTACATGTCGCCAAAGGTCGTGAGAATGATTCTTTCGCCCTCCTCATAGGCCTGGCGCATTATCTCCTGCATCTTGACTATGTCTTCGACCGGCGTTATGCAGACGGGACAGCCGGGGCCGCTGACGATTTTGACATTCTCCGGAAGCAGTGATCTGATTCCGCTTCTCGTTACTGTGTCCTCGTGGGTTCCGCAGACGTGCATGAAACGAACC
This genomic window from Thermococcus sp. LS1 contains:
- the hypD gene encoding hydrogenase formation protein HypD, whose translation is MLEKFRDRELAQKIVREIHEEAKGLEEVRFMHVCGTHEDTVTRSGIRSLLPENVKIVSGPGCPVCITPVEDIVKMQEIMRQAYEEGERIILTTFGDMYKIPTPRGSFADLKSEGYDVRVVYSIFDAYKLAKENPDRTVVHFSPGFETTTAPAAGMLNAVVEEGFENFKIYSVHRLTPPAVEALVKQGTRFHGLIDPGHVSTIIGVKGWEYITTEYGVPQVVAGFEPVDMLLAILLLIRMVKEGRVEIINEYTRVVKYEGNVTAQALIEKFFEVKDAKWRALGVIPKSGLELKDEWKEFEIRTYYNPEVPKLPDLEKGCLCGAILRGLALPPQCPHFGKTCTPRHPIGPCMVSYEGTCSIFYKYGALF